A stretch of the Bacillus mesophilus genome encodes the following:
- a CDS encoding WD40/YVTN/BNR-like repeat-containing protein has protein sequence MEKLMSATAVTKSKQGNSILATKEGLFIKSEGTWKRSLHYTGRTIRDLTCSNGHIYGVGDNGLFISSSDEGGNWVIKQFPTKATIWSVVAHSSGLVITHGEKVIYLSTNSGETWTTYYPYQFLNAPSIRSICLYKNKLLIGTKIHPKYGGVWCFDLLTQSMKQIKTEKQQMISSMITFDHQLIVATGSCRSDVGKIEICSLSHSFDQLLWETCLGNENQSFLDLTESDGIIYSTSTQNKAGISTISQVSVEHMQITPCNYIKGHGWRIWNEREDYIVAGLYESLEVTKSYRDNYVI, from the coding sequence ATGGAAAAACTAATGAGCGCAACTGCAGTGACAAAATCTAAACAAGGTAACAGCATTCTTGCAACAAAGGAAGGTTTGTTTATCAAAAGTGAAGGTACTTGGAAGCGTTCATTACATTATACCGGACGAACAATTCGTGATCTAACTTGTAGTAATGGACATATTTATGGTGTAGGTGATAATGGACTATTTATAAGCAGTAGTGATGAAGGGGGAAATTGGGTAATCAAACAGTTTCCAACAAAGGCAACTATATGGAGTGTTGTTGCTCATTCATCAGGTCTCGTCATTACACATGGTGAAAAGGTTATATACCTCTCCACAAATTCAGGGGAAACATGGACTACCTATTATCCTTATCAATTTTTAAATGCTCCCTCTATCCGTTCCATTTGTCTGTATAAGAACAAGCTTTTAATTGGGACGAAAATTCATCCAAAATACGGGGGAGTATGGTGCTTTGATTTACTAACTCAGAGTATGAAACAGATCAAAACAGAAAAGCAGCAAATGATTTCCTCAATGATTACATTTGATCATCAATTAATTGTGGCAACTGGCTCTTGTCGAAGTGATGTAGGAAAAATAGAAATTTGTAGTCTTTCCCATTCGTTTGATCAACTCCTTTGGGAGACGTGTCTTGGAAATGAGAATCAGAGTTTCTTAGACTTAACTGAAAGTGACGGTATTATCTATTCAACTTCTACACAAAATAAAGCTGGCATTAGTACCATTTCTCAAGTTTCTGTAGAGCATATGCAAATTACACCTTGTAACTACATTAAAGGACATGGGTGGAGAATTTGGAATGAGAGAGAGGACTATATTGTAGCCGGTCTTTATGAATCACTAGAAGTTACAAAGAGTTATAGGGATAATTATGTGATATAG
- a CDS encoding ABC transporter substrate-binding protein — MSTYMKRNKSLSFLFVISVLVIFILAGCGSSTTTGSTQDETAVKSTSAESTETEDVVEEVEEEVVAQGVTITDHAGRELTFDEKPVRIVSVVGADLEIVHALGGEIVGRPSVRGPVVPAELSEIEEVGNSHNIDFEKIVSLEPDLVIGHARLNMKDVATAESLGLNMMLTAMDGYEDILETIELYGQVLSLEDKATELVQSMEERKAAIEPIKNEVKALVVFGSTESMMAALPTSLAGNLIEQVGITNIASDLPGIEKYPTYAQLSMEHVLQQNPDIVYIIAHGDAEAVKNKFEEEIKSNPAWENVKAMQNNNLVILPANLFSSNPGPRVVESLEFLSESIKSMN; from the coding sequence ATGAGTACATATATGAAACGTAATAAGAGCTTAAGTTTTTTGTTTGTCATAAGTGTATTGGTCATATTTATATTAGCGGGTTGTGGATCTTCTACAACCACTGGCTCTACTCAAGATGAAACGGCTGTGAAGAGTACAAGCGCTGAATCGACAGAAACAGAGGACGTTGTGGAAGAAGTAGAAGAAGAGGTAGTTGCACAAGGAGTTACGATTACTGACCACGCAGGACGTGAGCTAACGTTTGATGAAAAACCGGTTCGAATTGTTTCTGTTGTTGGAGCAGATCTGGAAATTGTCCATGCTCTAGGTGGAGAAATTGTGGGTCGACCAAGTGTGCGAGGTCCTGTTGTACCAGCTGAATTATCAGAAATTGAAGAAGTAGGGAATTCTCATAATATTGATTTCGAAAAGATTGTAAGTCTAGAGCCTGATTTAGTAATTGGACATGCACGTCTAAACATGAAGGATGTTGCAACAGCAGAATCATTAGGATTAAACATGATGCTTACTGCTATGGATGGTTATGAAGATATCTTAGAGACAATTGAATTATATGGTCAAGTTTTAAGTTTAGAAGATAAGGCTACAGAACTAGTTCAGTCAATGGAAGAAAGAAAGGCAGCTATTGAACCTATTAAAAATGAAGTAAAAGCATTAGTAGTATTTGGGTCAACGGAATCAATGATGGCAGCGTTACCAACATCATTAGCTGGAAATCTAATTGAACAAGTAGGTATCACAAATATAGCAAGTGATCTTCCTGGAATTGAAAAGTACCCAACGTATGCACAGTTAAGTATGGAGCATGTTTTACAGCAGAATCCCGATATTGTTTACATTATTGCTCACGGTGATGCGGAAGCTGTTAAAAATAAGTTTGAAGAAGAAATTAAGAGTAACCCAGCATGGGAAAATGTAAAAGCAATGCAAAATAACAATCTCGTTATTCTACCTGCAAATCTATTTAGTTCAAACCCAGGACCTAGAGTAGTAGAGTCACTTGAATTTTTAAGTGAAAGCATTAAGTCGATGAACTAA
- a CDS encoding cell wall hydrolase, whose product MNTSIRFLTILILAISLIVSSATMINQSSQEQQTKLTLKKLYEQDLAGQKMPTYQFLTEELSNKHLNEEEMKNHKVLVSEDEKKLLARLVTAEAKGEPYSGKVAVAEVVLNRVEDEKFPDSIKEVIYEENQFEPVQNNSIQQPADQESVQAVEEALIEEKHELEALYFYNPETASDHWIRERKIIKKIGNHVFAI is encoded by the coding sequence ATGAATACATCCATTCGATTCTTAACGATTTTAATATTGGCTATTAGTTTAATCGTTTCATCCGCGACTATGATTAATCAATCATCACAAGAACAACAAACCAAACTGACATTGAAGAAGCTATATGAACAAGATCTAGCTGGCCAAAAAATGCCAACCTATCAGTTTCTAACAGAGGAGCTTTCTAATAAACATCTTAATGAGGAAGAAATGAAAAATCATAAAGTATTAGTTTCAGAGGATGAAAAGAAATTACTTGCACGCCTTGTTACAGCCGAGGCAAAAGGCGAACCATACTCAGGAAAAGTAGCAGTAGCAGAAGTGGTATTAAATCGAGTAGAAGACGAGAAGTTCCCAGACTCAATTAAGGAAGTTATATATGAAGAGAATCAGTTTGAACCTGTTCAAAATAATTCCATTCAACAACCCGCTGACCAAGAATCAGTTCAAGCAGTTGAAGAAGCCTTAATTGAAGAAAAACACGAATTAGAGGCACTGTATTTTTATAACCCTGAAACAGCATCTGATCATTGGATACGTGAACGAAAAATCATCAAAAAAATCGGTAATCATGTGTTTGCTATTTAA
- a CDS encoding flavodoxin encodes MAKVVIAYASMSGNTEEIADLLKVSIEPFEHEIDVLEIEHMDVNDVLNYDGILIGSYTWGDGDLPYETEDFYEELLTLDLTGKKAAVFGSGDTVYPKFCEAVVLFENRLKECNAEIIQEGLKVEFTPDSQEEIDRCVDFAVNFASLIEV; translated from the coding sequence ATGGCAAAGGTTGTAATTGCATATGCTAGCATGTCAGGCAATACGGAAGAAATCGCGGATTTACTAAAGGTGAGTATAGAGCCTTTTGAACATGAAATTGATGTTTTGGAAATTGAGCATATGGATGTAAATGATGTCCTCAATTATGACGGCATCTTAATCGGGTCTTATACATGGGGAGATGGGGATCTACCTTATGAAACAGAAGATTTCTATGAAGAACTCTTAACGTTGGATCTTACGGGAAAAAAAGCAGCCGTATTTGGTTCAGGTGATACGGTGTATCCAAAATTTTGTGAGGCAGTCGTATTATTTGAAAATAGATTAAAAGAGTGTAATGCCGAAATTATTCAGGAAGGGCTGAAAGTCGAGTTCACACCTGATTCACAAGAAGAAATTGATAGATGTGTAGATTTTGCCGTAAATTTTGCTAGTCTAATAGAGGTGTAA
- a CDS encoding nitroreductase family protein, translating into MGLTKSNLATIIRERRSIKSGYTDQDVSQEIVLEILNDAIWAPNHGLREPWRFIFVSAQEKEAFVQDLVETFPADMKENRRNYFSQPTAYLIVIMEEDPRQKQWEENFAAVSSLIQNFQLLAWERELGVVWKTNPHIYDPKVRHLLGVNPGEKIVGFLHMGYFDKVPEAKARKTAEDKLTVYKKK; encoded by the coding sequence ATGGGATTAACTAAATCAAATTTAGCAACAATCATTCGTGAACGACGTTCAATTAAAAGCGGTTATACAGATCAGGACGTTTCACAAGAGATTGTGCTCGAGATTTTAAATGATGCCATATGGGCACCCAACCATGGATTAAGAGAACCTTGGCGCTTTATATTTGTTTCTGCACAGGAAAAGGAAGCGTTTGTACAAGATTTAGTAGAAACCTTTCCAGCAGATATGAAAGAGAATAGAAGAAACTACTTCAGTCAGCCAACAGCTTATCTGATTGTAATTATGGAGGAGGACCCAAGGCAAAAACAGTGGGAAGAAAACTTTGCAGCAGTGAGCTCGCTAATTCAAAATTTCCAGCTGCTAGCTTGGGAACGCGAACTAGGAGTGGTATGGAAAACGAATCCTCATATCTATGATCCTAAAGTTCGTCACCTGTTAGGTGTAAATCCTGGTGAAAAAATTGTCGGTTTCTTACACATGGGCTATTTTGATAAAGTACCTGAAGCAAAAGCTCGTAAAACAGCTGAAGATAAGTTAACGGTTTATAAGAAGAAGTAG
- the mreBH gene encoding rod-share determining protein MreBH: protein MFSTAEIGIDLGTANILVYSKGKGVVLNEPSVVAIDTNTNKVVALGHEAKRMIGRTPDNIETIRPLKDGVIADYDITTSMLRTIMKMTSKKLGMSLRKPNVVICAPSGATSVEKRAIEDAVKSSGANQVFLIEEPVAAAIGADLPVDEPIANVVVDIGGGTTEVAIISFGGIVSCQSIRVGGDQFDDDIVQFVRKKYNLLIGERTAEEMKIEIGYALVKHEEVKINIRGRDLVTGLPKTISVSSYEMQEAMQDSLLQILEAIRATLEACPPELIGDVVDRGVLLTGGGALMNGLQDWLREEIVVPVHIAPNPLESVAIGTGKSLSIINKLLQAAR, encoded by the coding sequence ATGTTTTCTACAGCTGAAATTGGAATTGATTTAGGAACTGCAAATATATTGGTCTATAGTAAGGGGAAGGGTGTTGTACTTAATGAACCTTCAGTTGTTGCTATTGATACGAATACAAATAAAGTAGTAGCTCTTGGCCATGAGGCAAAACGAATGATTGGTCGAACACCAGATAACATTGAGACAATAAGACCTTTAAAGGATGGAGTAATCGCAGATTATGATATTACAACTTCCATGCTAAGAACCATCATGAAAATGACGTCAAAGAAGCTTGGAATGTCATTACGTAAACCAAATGTGGTTATTTGTGCTCCTTCAGGTGCTACATCTGTTGAAAAAAGAGCCATTGAGGATGCTGTTAAAAGCTCGGGGGCAAATCAAGTTTTCTTGATAGAAGAACCAGTTGCGGCAGCAATCGGGGCAGACTTGCCAGTAGATGAACCTATCGCAAATGTTGTAGTGGACATAGGTGGTGGTACAACTGAGGTTGCAATTATCTCTTTCGGAGGAATTGTCTCATGCCAATCCATCCGTGTTGGCGGAGATCAATTTGATGATGATATTGTTCAATTTGTTCGTAAAAAGTACAATCTACTAATTGGTGAGCGTACTGCTGAGGAAATGAAAATCGAGATTGGGTATGCCTTAGTTAAGCATGAAGAAGTCAAAATAAATATTCGTGGACGTGATTTAGTCACCGGATTACCTAAGACGATTTCTGTTTCATCCTATGAAATGCAGGAAGCAATGCAGGATTCATTACTACAAATTCTAGAAGCCATTCGGGCAACACTTGAAGCCTGTCCCCCTGAACTAATTGGGGATGTTGTTGATCGTGGTGTCTTATTAACTGGTGGTGGTGCGCTAATGAATGGCCTTCAAGATTGGTTAAGAGAAGAAATCGTCGTCCCTGTTCATATTGCACCAAACCCCCTAGAATCTGTTGCAATAGGAACCGGAAAATCGTTATCCATCATTAACAAGCTTTTACAAGCAGCAAGATAA
- the guaC gene encoding GMP reductase: MENVFDYEDIQLIPAKCVVTSRSECDTTVTLGGRQFKLPVVPANMQTIIDEKIAYYLAENNYFYIMHRFEPEKRISFVRDIQSKGFFASISVGVKEDEYQFIEELTKEQLTPEYITIDIAHGHSNAVIQMIQHIKKHLPGSFVIAGNVGTPEAVRELENAGADATKVGIGPGKVCITKIKTGFGTGGWQLAALRWCSRAASKPIIADGGIRTHGDIAKSIRFGATMVMIGSLFAGHEESPGETVEKDGKFYKEYFGSASEFQKGEKKNVEGKKMFVEHKGSLQDTLTEMEQDLQSSISYAGGTTVDAIRHVDYVIVKNSIFNGDKVF; this comes from the coding sequence ATGGAAAATGTATTTGATTATGAAGATATTCAGTTAATCCCCGCGAAATGTGTTGTAACAAGTCGTTCTGAGTGTGACACCACAGTAACACTAGGAGGGCGTCAATTTAAACTTCCTGTAGTACCCGCTAATATGCAAACTATTATTGATGAAAAAATAGCCTACTATCTTGCTGAGAATAATTATTTTTATATTATGCATCGATTTGAACCAGAAAAGCGGATTTCATTTGTGAGAGATATTCAGTCTAAAGGGTTCTTTGCATCGATAAGTGTTGGTGTGAAAGAAGACGAATATCAATTTATTGAAGAGCTTACTAAAGAACAACTTACGCCTGAATATATTACAATTGACATTGCTCATGGACATTCAAATGCAGTCATACAAATGATTCAACATATAAAAAAGCATCTACCTGGAAGCTTTGTCATTGCAGGTAATGTAGGAACACCTGAAGCAGTTAGAGAACTTGAAAATGCTGGTGCTGATGCGACAAAAGTAGGAATTGGTCCAGGTAAAGTATGTATCACTAAAATTAAAACTGGGTTTGGCACTGGTGGCTGGCAACTAGCAGCACTTCGCTGGTGTTCAAGAGCGGCAAGTAAACCGATTATTGCTGACGGTGGAATACGTACACACGGTGACATAGCTAAGTCTATTCGTTTCGGTGCAACAATGGTCATGATTGGATCCCTTTTTGCGGGACATGAAGAGTCTCCAGGTGAAACCGTTGAGAAGGATGGTAAGTTTTATAAAGAATATTTTGGTTCAGCTTCTGAATTCCAAAAAGGCGAAAAGAAGAATGTCGAAGGAAAAAAGATGTTCGTTGAACACAAAGGTTCCCTTCAAGACACTTTAACTGAAATGGAACAAGATCTTCAGTCCTCTATTTCTTATGCTGGGGGAACCACGGTAGATGCGATTCGCCACGTTGATTATGTAATTGTAAAAAATTCGATTTTCAATGGTGATAAAGTGTTTTAA